aaaattatcaggaaaatcggaaacatcaaatatacaccctttttcgatctttcgtggaatcgacctgaaggtagcgcgcagcagcaaacgatcaaccgcagacacgaccgcagagctggcacagctgacaaaacaacacgtgaacgaacacagtgaggtttggcttggctaagctacgacTGGCAAcagattgacacgtgcggtttcgaggttacggcagccacggtgcggtgcggcggtgctgctggccacacctgcgatgcgagtatggcgggttcaaggatatgaaaacaaccaaaatagcggcgtcggtggtgactttgggtcggcggttaacagtaaaaagtccgggaaagctataagcgtccggaacttcggactttttaatacattgactctacggggaacttgatggtgccacagatgagtccgggaaatcaggcatgtccggaatttcgggcgtccgggaaatctgACGTCgactgtattatatatatatttttttccaaCACATATAAGGCACCACCAAATAATTGCATTGGTAGATATATTGGGTAGTTTGGATAGATTTTTAGAATAATGCGCTCAGTACATCCTCACAAACATCAGAGAGTTGACCAGTGAGCTGGTGTGACTGTGGTGATAGCACAGTGATAATGATTAACGATATTGTGCTATACTGTTCTGCCAGGCATGCCACAATCTGTGATGTTAACTATCTCGATTGAAGGTGAACTTACAGCTCtgaacacaacacacacacaagtaAGGAAGCAATGGAATGAGGATGAAACTAAAATGGTGTTTAAATTTGCTCGTTTGTATGAGTCTTGTCCTATCATCTTCTTGCTTACAttgtgtctttcgttggtttttcACCTTGAATTATGTAATGACTGTGGGCATAAATAGGCTGACAATAATGATGATTATGTGTAATTCTGCAGATGGCTGCTCTGACGACAGCGATGGTGAACTATCAAGCGGCGGACAGGATGATTTCCCACCTCGGTCGGCTCACCCTAACATTAGTTCTCCAGGTTGGCCTCGGAGCAGCACCCCCAAGCCAGACAAAAGCTTCTATCCAAGATGCACACCACCAAAGAAGTTCCCTACTTCAGAGGTATGCATCTTGGGGACAATGAGTAATGAGCACTATGTCAGAAAAAGTAAGATGCGCCATAGCCACAAGACTGATTGCTTTACAATTGTCCAATGCTTGATGCAGGAGGGCAGTACAGCTATGCCAATTGGGCCAAATTGCCAACTTTTCTTGTTTGCCCGGTGTTGATCATGTTTTTCTGAACTGGCTGTCTTGCCTGATGTGTCACGGCTGCACATAAAATGCAGAAGTTGATTGAAATCtcagtactgaaaaaaaaaagaagttacacCTATTACACACCTTCGCGCTCTGCTGTAGAAGCCTAAAAATATGTTGGTAGTAAAAATGGCCTGAACAAAAGCACCTTTTGAGTGCTGTAAAACTGCTTGTACAATCTGATCATCCTTTGTTGTGAACTCCTTGATGCCCATGACCAATGCTACCCAGTGAAGTAAGTTTCAGGGCTTTGCACCTTAGATATGTTTCAGGGCTTTGCACCTTAGAATGAGGCAGGAAGTTTAGGTTGAACCTGCTTTTATAGCTGCAGTGAACTACAGTCAGCTTTGTGTTGTTACCAATAGGCCATTCTTAGATTTATGTGAACTGTAGATTCATGCAGCAAAGTGGCCATTGCTCAACCAATTTAGTAATTTATCTTGCCCATCCACTGCAGGCAACCCCTGAGGCACTGCCACATCAACAAAATGTAGATGCCACTGTGGAAGCACATGCCTTTGCCAGACAAATTTTGGAGCTGCAGCTGCGCTCTGTATCACTGCACCAGGAGCTGGCAGTGAGCTGGCTTCACCAGATGAAGGAAGCCAGTCAAAGCATGCTCAA
Above is a window of Rhipicephalus sanguineus isolate Rsan-2018 chromosome 3, BIME_Rsan_1.4, whole genome shotgun sequence DNA encoding:
- the LOC125757876 gene encoding uncharacterized protein LOC125757876 — protein: MEYGCSDDSDGELSSGGQDDFPPRSAHPNISSPGWPRSSTPKPDKSFYPRCTPPKKFPTSEATPEALPHQQNVDATVEAHAFARQILELQLRSVSLHQELAVSWLHQMKEASQSMLKDQLDTHRTILAEVKQQKTVVEHIMVGFYF